In Candidatus Electrothrix scaldis, the genomic window GGATTGATAAAAGGCAACTCCCCGCCCAGATTCATATCTCCGAGCAATAAGCCAGCATCAGCAGCGTGTTGGACCGTGCTGTCACTGAGTATGAGCAAGAGGTAAAAAAGAAGTCCCTCTGCAAGGAGTAAACCTGGTAAGGCGAGACTATGTCCGATGCGACGGGTACCGATAAAGAGGAGGATGCCGAACAGAACACCGGGAAGCCATAGTTCAACTTGCTGTCCTGTAAACAGTCGCACTAAATTTTTAGCGCTGAGGCTGTAGTCAATCATGGTACCTATGCCACCAAGAAGGAGCATAATGCCGGTACCTGCCATGAAACCACCGATGACCGGGTAGGGGAGATAGCGCACCAGGATACCCAGTTTAAATTTTCCCATCAGGATAAGGATCAGGCCATTGAGCAATGTTGTCAGGGTGATGAGAACGAGGATGGTGGGCATGGCCATCTCGGCTGTGGTCAGCGTGGTTGTTATCACTGAGATTGATGTTGCCATAACAACCAGAGGACTGTCCTGTAAGCCAGCAATGATTCCTCTATTCTTTGAGAAGAGAGTCATGCTGAGGGCCGTGATGGAGACGGTCACCAAGGCCATAGTAATACCACGGGGAAGCTCTTTGGCTAAAGGGCCAACAAAGATAAGACCGGTAAGTGAAACAGAGAATATAGTCAGAAAGGTACCGAGGAGTATACCAGCTGTAATGGTTGATAACCATTCTGGCGACTGCGTTCGGGTATCGACTTGTTCGGAGTATATTTCTTCTTCTGGTGGTACCGTTGACATGTTCGTTTTATAATCGGTCCTGCTGCAGCTATCAGTGGATTATGCGGCAGGACATTCAAGCAGTTGCGATGAATGTACGGTGCCTTAGGGAAATTACGAATATTATGAGTTTGCTGTGTTGGCAGATGCTGTCAATACAACGAACTTGTGGTTAAGCTGTTAATTCGATGTGTTGGAGACCTTTTTTCGCAAAAGGTTCTTGACCGAATTCGAATCTTCAGGGTTTTCCTGCTGAGCTTTTTTGAGATCTTTAATAGCCTTACTCACGCATTTGTACTGTTCCCAGCCTGCGAGTTTAGCATTCAGATCAACATGCTCCCATTTCGCATGTCCGTTTTTCTTCAGCCACCCTTCGTTGCTGTAGATAATTCGAGCAACTTCACCCACGTTCTTGCAGTTTTCATGATTCTCATCATATCCGTAACTCATAAGTACGGCCTTGACCGCAAAGGTATTGATGGGCTCTTTTTGCCAGCTATATGTTCCCGCAGGAATAATGGAGGAGACGTAATGCTCGGCAATGCGTTGGTCTGTTATCGGGAGAAGGTGAAGATTTTCTGTGTAGATGCCTGAAAACAGGCTTACCGGATATCCTGAAATATAGAACATCGCATCAATGACCTCTGAGCGTAGCAGCATCAGGGCTTTTTTTGCATCAACATGTTTGAGTTCTCCCGGGGTAACTCCAGCGATCTCGAAAAGGAGAGATGCGGTCAGGGCGGTGCCACTTCCTTCTGAACCGATAGCAACGACTTTGCCCTGTAAATCAGCAAAGGATTTGATGGAGCGGGAGGCCAGGACATGAACTTCCTCATTATATAGCGGGAAGATCATCTTGATCTGTTTTGCTATGTCATTCAGTTGCTTATCACCTGAAGAGTGAATAGAGGCGAGAACATCTGATTGGACTATACCCAATTGTACATCCTTCCGTTCATAAACATCAGCGACATTATCTAAGGAGCCATTAGATGGGTGAACGTTCAGGTAGAAGCCCTCCTGTTTTACCAGCCGGGCAATATCATATCCTATTTGTATATATGTGCCCTTGGTCCCTCCGGTAACGATGCCCATATCTGTTGCAGCAAGAGTCGGGGTAACCAGAGAAACAGCATAAAGGATGGTTGCTGCGAAGGTCAGCGTATATAATTTTAATGACTTCATAATATGTTATACCATTAAAAAAGTTTCGTCAGCTCTGAATACTGACATGCAATCCAGGAGTTCCTGTCGGAGGAGTAAAAGATGGCAAGATGGCAAAGAGCTCTGATGCCTTTGAAGGCTCAGTTTAATCAGCTGTCTTTATAAGTCAATAAAATAACGTACCATGTCAAAAAAAGAACAAGAGGTGCTCGCTATATGCCAGAGAATAAATATTACCTTGATGTGGTACATATTTTTTATACACGATGAGGGAGGGTATGTATATTTTTTTTCGATCTATTTGCCCTATTCAGGATGATTTTTCTTTTTCTTTCAGTTCTTCCAACACGATGTCTGCGTTTTTTTTCATTTGTAGCTGTTGCGCCTCTGTTAGGCCGTCCTTGCCAAATCGTTCTCTATAATAGAGGGTTAGGAAGGAGAGAATATTTTCCGAAAGCGTATGCAGAGGAGTTATTCTTTTGATGCGGCGAACCCAGCTGAGAGGCGGTTCCCAGAAGTTTCGCTCAAAACCCAGTGCGTTAAGATGCTGCTCAATTTTGTAATATGCGGAGTCTTTCCTGAGGTCCTGCTCGGATTTTTTGTGGGAGTCTGTTCGTATTCTGCGAATTTTTCTCCCTGCCCGCAATCTCTTGGCAAGAATAATAACGAGGGGAATAAGAAGGACCCACCACCATTTTTCTAGTATCCCCTCCTCTGAACCCCACCACCATCGAGA contains:
- a CDS encoding TAXI family TRAP transporter solute-binding subunit, translating into MKSLKLYTLTFAATILYAVSLVTPTLAATDMGIVTGGTKGTYIQIGYDIARLVKQEGFYLNVHPSNGSLDNVADVYERKDVQLGIVQSDVLASIHSSGDKQLNDIAKQIKMIFPLYNEEVHVLASRSIKSFADLQGKVVAIGSEGSGTALTASLLFEIAGVTPGELKHVDAKKALMLLRSEVIDAMFYISGYPVSLFSGIYTENLHLLPITDQRIAEHYVSSIIPAGTYSWQKEPINTFAVKAVLMSYGYDENHENCKNVGEVARIIYSNEGWLKKNGHAKWEHVDLNAKLAGWEQYKCVSKAIKDLKKAQQENPEDSNSVKNLLRKKVSNTSN